From Drosophila virilis strain 15010-1051.87 chromosome X, Dvir_AGI_RSII-ME, whole genome shotgun sequence, the proteins below share one genomic window:
- the lz gene encoding protein lozenge, with product MHFHLPSEAATATAAAAAAATASTPAAVVGSSSSNNTLYTGSTATGTGDVSAVAPVSIAGRLGRNICSGGSGNGNGNGSGSNRSMVTSSASPTGTGWSAPADYKSATTAAAAAAAAAAVMCEVIPSSSASVGSSSPTGGASNGTANSTHSGSNKNNNNNNNNSRNNNNNNSNNAVHQDLLWMERFVLERQQEYPGELVRTSNPYFLCSALPSHWRSNKTLPLAFKVVALADVGDGTYVTIRAGNDENCCAELRNYTAQMKNGVAKFNDLRFVGRSGRGKSFTLTITVATSPPQVATYAKAIKVTVDGPREPRSKTSPPGGPQYRALGLGQRPFIDSFPKTFHELETLRRSAKVAAATTAAAAAAVSVASAGNTLTTNASIAQQLGSNYSSSNSTINSDCQGYKPNAPQIQETDLIGAAEWTGSASSGANVAYPVGVGVGVPYHHAHHSHTHSHTHGHSAHHHHAHHLQHQVALPPPPPPPAAAPVPVPVATASAMNHYSSAMGGYDTTTLDAGNYHISSVLPDMHGFSADPYQTAAASGYCGTSSKSDLESINASYGATPAAYNNPAAWSNGYNNYQYGSCSATAAQYGGAGAHATAPPPPVVLYPQLYSTVNQNQIHLHLHSSEKLEQYLATDQQLTISSLASNRSSIEIGLGTGVCGGGGGGSSVSGGVALGEQEQQAAVSIAEQAAEGASQNYHLHHHHHETQRQMEAQQQHQSDVSNEAAREEDVGDMTQVWRPY from the exons ATGCATTTCCACTTACCCAGCgaagcggcaacagcaacagcagcggcagcagcagcagctacagcatctacgccagcagcagttgtgggcagcagcagcagcaacaatactTTATATACGGGCTcgacagcaacaggaacaggagaCGTCTCAGCTGTGGCACCCGTCAGCATCGCCGGCCGTCTGGGGCGCAACATCTgtagcggcggcagcggcaacggcaacggcaacggcagcggtaGCAATCGCAGCATGGTCACATCGTCGGCATCGCCAACGGGAACGGGCTGGTCAGCGCCTGCCGATTACAAGAGCGCCACCACggctgccgcagctgccgcggcggcggctgcggtCATGTGCGAGGTGATACCATCGAGCAGTGCCAGTGTTGGCAGCAGCTCGCCAACAGGTGGCGCCAGCAATGGTACTGCCAATAGTACAcacagtggcagcaacaaaaacaacaataacaataacaacaacagtcgcaacaacaataacaataacagcaacaatgcgGTGCATCAGGATCTGTTGTGGATGGAAAGATTTGTGCTCGAAAGACAACAGGAATATCCAGGAGAATTGG TGCGTACGAGCAATCCGTACTTCCTGTGCTCCGCTCTGCCCTCTCACTGGCGGTCAAATAAAACGCTACCGTTGGCCTTTAAAGTCGTCGCCTTGGCGGACGTCGGCGATGGCACCTATGTGACGATCCGGGCGGGGAATGACGAGAACTGCTGCGCCGAGCTGCGAAACTATACCGCCCAGATGAAGAACGGCGTTGCCAAGTTTAACGATCTACGCTTCGTGGGACGCAGTGGTCGAG GAAAAAGCTTTACGCTGACAATTACCGTTGCAACCAGCCCGCCACAAGTGGCCACCTATGCCAAAGCCATCAAAGTGACCGTCGACGGTCCAAGGGAACCGCGTTCCAAGACGA GTCCACCCGGCGGTCCCCAATATCGTGCACTCGGCCTCGGCCAGCGACCATTCATTGATAGTTTTCCCAAAACTTTTCACGAACTGGAAACGCTGCGTCGCTCCGCGAAGGTTGCGGCAGCCacgacggcggcagcggctgctgcggtATCGGTTGCATCGGCAGGCAACACGCTGACCACAAACGCAAGTATTGCCCAGCAATTGGGTAGCAATTACTCATCGTCAAATAGTACAATAAATTCGGATTGCCAGGGCTACAAGCCTAATGCGCCACAAATTCAAG AAACCGATCTGATAGGCGCCGCTGAATGGACGGGCTCGGCCAGCTCCGGTGCTAACGTCGCCTACCCAGTGGGCGTTGGTGTGGGTGTACCGTATCATCATGCGCACCACAGCCACAcccactcgcacacacacggcCACTCGGCGCATCACCACCACGCGCACCACTTACAGCACCAAGTGGCGTtgccgccaccaccaccgccgccggcCGCAGCGCCGGTGCCGGTGCCGGTAGCCACCGCATCGGCCATGAATCACTACAGCAGCGCTATGGGAGGTTATGATACAACAACGCTGGACGCGGGCAATTATCATATATCCTCAGTGCTTCCAGATATGCATGGATTTTCCGCCGATCCGTATCAGACGGCCGCTGCAAGCGGGTATTGCGGTACCAGCTCCAAGTCAGATCTGGAATCAATTAACGCCAGCTATGGCGCGACGCCAGCTGCCTACAATAATCCAGCGGCCTGGTCCAATGGTTATAATAACTACCAATACGGCAGCTGTTCGGCGACGGCAGCACAATACGGCGGAGCTGGTGCACATGCAACGGCACCTCCGCCGCCGGTGGTTCTATATCCACAGCTCTACTCGACTGTTAACCAGAACCAGATACATCTGCATCTTCACAGCAGTGAGAAGCTGGAACAGTACCTGGCCACAGACCAGCAATTAACTATCAGCTCACTGGCCAGCAATCGTTCTAGCATAGAGATCGGATTGGGCACTGGCGTctgtggcggcggcggcggcggcagcagtgTAAGCGGAGGCGTCGCCCTGGgcgagcaggagcagcaggcagcagtgTCGATTGCCGAGCAGGCAGCGGAAGGTGCCTCCCAGAACTATCACTTGCATCACCATCACCACGAGACGCAGCGACAGATGGaggcacaacagcagcatcagagCGACGTTAGCAACGAGGCGGCACGGGAAGAGGATGTTGGCGATATGACGCAAGTCTGGCGTCCCTATTGA